A genomic stretch from Chitinophaga agri includes:
- a CDS encoding YcxB family protein, translated as MHLEFSYNKEEVLNALRYHFLQLGEIKVFRNTLFILLAFTMAGFAFDIVTIGALIGIVGMIILIVTVFWFLLPVSIYNKAATFKDDIHLKYSEEGITISTRTSEQQRLLSWSTFTKVVEAKNFFFLYRGKKNFFLVPTSAFKSQDAHQEFSRLAKDKIS; from the coding sequence ATGCATTTGGAGTTTAGTTACAATAAGGAGGAGGTATTGAATGCATTGCGCTATCATTTTCTGCAGCTGGGAGAAATAAAAGTATTCCGCAACACACTCTTCATCCTGCTGGCCTTTACAATGGCCGGATTTGCGTTCGACATCGTTACAATAGGCGCCCTGATAGGGATCGTTGGTATGATCATACTCATTGTCACTGTCTTCTGGTTCCTCCTGCCCGTTTCCATTTATAACAAAGCCGCCACTTTCAAAGATGATATCCACCTGAAATATTCAGAGGAAGGTATCACCATTTCCACCCGTACCAGTGAACAACAGCGCCTCCTCTCCTGGAGTACCTTCACGAAAGTTGTGGAAGCTAAAAACTTCTTTTTCCTTTACAGAGGCAAAAAGAATTTCTTTCTCGTACCTACCAGTGCATTCAAATCACAAGACGCTCACCAGGAATTTAGCCGTCTGGCCAAAGACAAGATCAGCTAA
- a CDS encoding LytR/AlgR family response regulator transcription factor, which yields MKKALIIDDERLARSELKKLLADHPEIVIVGEAVNAKDGLEKIETLHPDLLFLDIQMPDKTGFDMLAELEKAPQVIFTTAYDEHALKAFEYNALDYLLKPVEPKRLADAIQKLHQLEEKERQAEAGAIRTILSENDQVFVKDGDRCWFVKLQEIRLFESVGNYARVYFEGNKPLILKSLNALEERLDERTFFRANRKHIVNLRMIEKIDTYFNGGLLLEMRGGEKIEVSRRQAVKFKEMMSL from the coding sequence ATGAAAAAAGCTTTGATAATCGATGACGAACGCCTGGCCAGAAGCGAACTGAAGAAATTACTGGCTGACCACCCTGAGATAGTCATAGTGGGAGAAGCCGTAAATGCAAAGGACGGACTGGAAAAAATTGAAACACTGCATCCTGACCTGCTATTCCTGGATATACAAATGCCGGATAAGACAGGTTTTGACATGCTGGCAGAACTGGAAAAAGCGCCTCAGGTGATCTTCACCACAGCTTACGATGAGCATGCACTAAAAGCATTTGAGTACAATGCGCTGGATTACCTGTTGAAACCTGTTGAGCCGAAGAGACTGGCAGATGCCATCCAGAAGTTGCATCAGCTGGAAGAAAAAGAACGGCAGGCTGAAGCAGGTGCTATCCGCACTATACTTTCTGAAAATGACCAGGTATTTGTGAAGGATGGTGACCGCTGCTGGTTTGTAAAATTACAGGAGATCCGCCTCTTTGAAAGCGTAGGCAACTACGCCAGAGTGTATTTTGAAGGAAATAAACCATTGATACTGAAGTCATTAAATGCATTGGAAGAGCGTCTGGACGAACGGACTTTCTTCAGGGCCAACAGAAAGCATATTGTGAACCTGAGGATGATCGAAAAGATAGACACCTATTTCAATGGTGGGCTGTTACTGGAAATGCGTGGGGGAGAAAAGATCGAGGTAAGTCGCAGGCAGGCGGTTAAGTTCAAAGAGATGATGAGTCTCTGA
- the prs gene encoding ribose-phosphate diphosphokinase codes for MPHRILFATQRYQYLKDRLLALVPEWEEGILDIRDFPDGEHYHRIKSHVTNKEVILVGGTIDDKETLELFDIAHGCIQEGACAVNIVIPFFGYSTMERAVKSGEIVKAKTRAILFSTLPPTAAGNKIIMLDLHVDGITYYFENSIRPVHLYGKDLVKEAALDIANNRSFVLASTDAGRAKWVESLANDLNVSAAFVFKKRLSGEETHVTAISADVRDKLVIIYDDMIRTSGSLINAAEAYLQAGASEIAVITTHGIFAGNGFNKIKQSGIISRVVCTDTHPNAFTINDDMLTIKSVDKIIADYFN; via the coding sequence ATGCCTCACAGGATCTTATTTGCAACGCAACGTTATCAGTATCTGAAAGACAGGTTATTAGCGCTTGTTCCGGAATGGGAGGAAGGGATATTGGACATCCGGGATTTTCCGGACGGGGAACACTATCACCGGATCAAATCTCATGTCACAAATAAAGAGGTGATCCTGGTGGGGGGCACTATAGACGACAAGGAAACCTTAGAACTTTTTGACATAGCTCATGGCTGTATCCAGGAAGGAGCCTGCGCGGTAAATATCGTGATCCCGTTTTTCGGTTATTCTACGATGGAGAGAGCGGTTAAATCCGGGGAAATTGTCAAGGCAAAAACCCGTGCGATCTTATTTTCAACATTGCCACCTACCGCAGCGGGGAATAAAATAATAATGCTGGACCTACATGTGGATGGTATTACTTACTACTTTGAGAATAGTATCCGTCCGGTACATCTGTATGGTAAAGATCTTGTAAAAGAAGCGGCACTTGACATAGCCAATAACCGCTCTTTTGTGCTGGCAAGCACAGATGCTGGTCGTGCGAAATGGGTGGAGTCGCTGGCCAATGATCTGAACGTATCTGCCGCCTTTGTATTTAAAAAACGGCTTTCCGGAGAAGAAACACACGTTACTGCCATCAGTGCAGATGTAAGAGATAAGCTCGTTATCATCTACGATGATATGATCCGCACCAGTGGATCGCTTATAAACGCAGCGGAGGCGTATTTACAGGCGGGCGCATCAGAAATAGCAGTTATCACTACGCACGGTATTTTCGCCGGCAACGGGTTTAATAAGATCAAACAAAGTGGTATCATCAGCCGGGTAGTATGCACCGATACGCACCCGAATGCATTTACCATTAACGATGATATGCTCACGATAAAATCAGTTGATAAAATAATTGCAGACTACTTTAACTAG
- a CDS encoding carboxypeptidase-like regulatory domain-containing protein, whose product MPRRFIQLSGSIGALFFCLLFLLQHADAQQVRVSGMIAESDSRAGMPGVTIVNKVSRMGTISNESGRFAIDALPGDTLEFSLLGYYKKDITVPATSMFINVYLTRQVIGLSEVNVISRGDHKKDSIATREEYGKYFNYHKPGAVDVLKTLPSNPITALTYLVPSKARKKKEHFQEQLVYWEKEKYIDNRYSPELVGRMTKLSGDELDSFMLRYRPGYQFLQDATDYDLMLFIKDSYKHYQQDKVNASPARKPDE is encoded by the coding sequence ATGCCTAGACGATTTATACAACTTTCCGGTAGCATCGGAGCACTGTTTTTTTGCCTGTTATTCTTACTGCAGCATGCGGACGCGCAGCAGGTACGCGTATCTGGTATGATCGCGGAATCAGATAGCAGAGCTGGTATGCCAGGCGTTACGATTGTTAATAAAGTTTCCCGTATGGGTACCATCAGTAATGAAAGTGGCCGTTTTGCCATAGATGCCCTGCCTGGGGATACACTGGAATTTTCGCTCCTGGGTTATTACAAAAAAGATATTACTGTTCCAGCCACCTCCATGTTCATCAATGTGTACCTGACACGTCAGGTCATAGGATTGAGTGAAGTCAATGTAATTAGCAGAGGTGATCATAAAAAAGACTCTATTGCCACCCGTGAGGAATATGGTAAATATTTTAACTATCATAAGCCCGGTGCTGTTGATGTGTTAAAAACACTGCCTTCTAACCCTATTACGGCCCTGACGTACCTGGTGCCCAGTAAGGCCCGTAAAAAGAAAGAACACTTCCAGGAGCAGCTGGTATACTGGGAAAAAGAGAAATATATCGACAACAGATACAGTCCGGAGCTGGTGGGCCGCATGACAAAACTGAGCGGTGACGAGCTGGATAGTTTCATGCTGCGCTATAGACCAGGTTATCAGTTCCTCCAGGATGCTACTGACTATGACCTGATGCTTTTTATAAAAGACAGTTATAAACACTATCAGCAGGATAAAGTCAATGCGTCTCCGGCCAGGAAACCAGATGAATGA
- a CDS encoding SusD/RagB family nutrient-binding outer membrane lipoprotein, producing MLKRFLIYAWPVLFIFVMMAGCKDLDEINHDPTKPTDTEPAYLLTSAQKSSMDFLYSTLQNGYIGMQYAQYWTGNSRVNDAQYAIDENNNTALWNAMYNSLHSLDRIITINNQRGNNPAAKNQNAIAGIMKVWLFQVLTDAYVNVPYSQALKEGENITPAYDKQENIYTSLIDTLQRQISALDPAQPTFDAGDVIYNGNVAKWKALGHSLLLRLAIRIADVSPEKARTVIEANYASAMTDNGGDARFNYLTTAPNKFPMSDIDREISDFFVSKTLVDYMQSLNDPRLPVYARPSVNGPINGLEYGRSANDPGRLAPANYSYPGVRIYSDTMPGILMTYPEVAFTLAEAAARGWNVGEGAPALYEKGIRASMAFWGITTGVDEYITSVPYDAGDWKNVIGTQKWLALYPQGFQAWFERLRLDFKQPNGDSLFIAPYSGSLDQNVPYVPSRLTYPLAEQTQNAAAYQKAAADIKGDTKASKSWWDLN from the coding sequence ATGTTGAAAAGATTCTTAATATACGCATGGCCGGTATTATTCATCTTTGTGATGATGGCAGGATGTAAGGACCTGGATGAGATCAATCATGATCCGACCAAGCCTACAGATACGGAGCCGGCCTATCTGCTAACGAGTGCGCAGAAGAGTTCTATGGATTTTTTATACAGCACGCTACAGAACGGCTATATAGGTATGCAGTATGCGCAGTACTGGACCGGTAATTCACGTGTGAATGATGCGCAGTATGCAATTGATGAAAACAACAATACAGCACTGTGGAACGCGATGTATAATTCATTGCATAGTCTGGACAGAATTATTACCATCAATAATCAACGGGGTAACAATCCGGCAGCAAAAAATCAGAATGCCATTGCAGGTATTATGAAGGTATGGCTGTTCCAGGTATTGACAGATGCTTATGTGAATGTGCCATATTCACAGGCATTAAAAGAAGGTGAAAATATCACGCCTGCCTACGATAAGCAGGAGAACATTTACACCTCACTGATCGATACGTTGCAGCGGCAGATCAGTGCCCTTGATCCAGCACAACCGACATTTGATGCAGGTGACGTGATCTACAATGGTAACGTGGCTAAGTGGAAAGCGCTGGGCCATTCATTGTTGCTCCGTCTTGCGATCCGTATTGCAGATGTTTCACCAGAGAAAGCCAGAACAGTGATCGAAGCAAACTACGCATCTGCCATGACTGACAATGGAGGCGATGCAAGATTTAACTATCTGACCACGGCGCCCAATAAATTCCCGATGAGTGATATTGACAGGGAGATCTCCGATTTTTTTGTGAGTAAAACATTAGTGGATTATATGCAGAGCCTGAATGATCCGCGTTTACCGGTATATGCAAGACCATCTGTAAACGGACCTATTAATGGACTGGAATATGGCAGAAGCGCCAATGATCCTGGCAGACTGGCGCCCGCGAATTACTCTTATCCGGGAGTAAGGATCTATTCAGATACGATGCCGGGCATCCTGATGACTTATCCGGAAGTAGCATTTACATTGGCAGAAGCGGCAGCAAGAGGCTGGAATGTAGGAGAGGGGGCACCGGCATTATATGAAAAAGGTATCCGCGCTTCTATGGCCTTCTGGGGGATAACCACCGGTGTGGATGAATACATTACCAGTGTTCCTTACGATGCGGGAGACTGGAAAAATGTGATCGGTACACAGAAATGGCTGGCATTATATCCACAGGGTTTCCAGGCGTGGTTTGAACGCCTGCGTTTAGACTTTAAGCAACCGAACGGAGATTCGCTGTTTATAGCGCCATATTCCGGCTCACTTGATCAGAATGTGCCATATGTGCCATCCCGGCTGACCTATCCGCTGGCGGAGCAAACGCAGAATGCGGCAGCTTACCAGAAAGCGGCAGCAGACATAAAGGGAGATACAAAGGCGAGTAAGAGCTGGTGGGATCTGAATTAG
- a CDS encoding TolC family protein translates to MKRTLLYFSLLLCTAAHAQQILTPDQAIDLALKNNYDIRLAKNDAAITANDYAYANLAFAPRVNGTANKNWTATQTKQEFANGNKRDTSGIRASTLSANVNLAWTLFDGLKMFATKQKLESLRDLGELAVKDQVINTVANVIAGYYNVVQQKQQLRNLSEQLSISEERVKLSDAKFQTGLGPKTDWLQSKVDYNALKASYLRQQTLIDQSKATLNQLMAVEAGNTQYDVMDTIPLNLDLSYAGLRQEALQKNTGIKVAQQNLTVSQLQLKESKGDFFPVINFNSAYNYSRVNSNAATNSFSPVYNQNGVLTYGFSATIPIFNGLNVRRQVNAAKLNVGYQQLALENTRTLVDLSLTSAFKDYEYYKTAVTLEDENLGLARENVMVAMERFRQGVSTVIEMKEAQQSLEDAYNRLINARYNIKLAETQLLRLNGMLVK, encoded by the coding sequence ATGAAACGAACACTTTTATATTTCTCTTTGCTGCTTTGTACTGCTGCACACGCCCAGCAGATACTCACACCAGATCAGGCCATAGATCTCGCATTGAAGAACAACTACGATATCCGTCTGGCAAAGAATGATGCCGCAATCACTGCTAATGATTATGCATATGCTAATCTTGCGTTTGCGCCACGCGTCAACGGAACTGCGAATAAGAACTGGACCGCTACACAGACTAAACAGGAATTTGCGAATGGCAATAAACGTGATACCAGTGGTATCCGCGCCAGCACCTTGAGTGCGAACGTGAACCTGGCATGGACACTGTTTGACGGTCTGAAAATGTTTGCGACCAAACAAAAACTGGAATCACTACGTGACCTGGGTGAGCTGGCCGTAAAAGACCAGGTGATCAATACAGTGGCCAATGTGATTGCCGGATATTATAATGTCGTGCAGCAAAAACAACAGTTACGTAATCTCTCTGAACAGCTGTCAATCTCTGAAGAAAGAGTGAAATTGTCAGATGCTAAATTCCAGACTGGTCTGGGACCTAAGACGGACTGGCTGCAATCAAAAGTAGACTATAATGCACTGAAGGCATCCTATCTGCGTCAGCAGACATTGATCGACCAGAGTAAGGCCACGCTGAACCAGCTGATGGCTGTTGAAGCAGGCAATACGCAATATGATGTAATGGATACGATTCCGCTGAATCTGGACCTTTCCTATGCCGGATTAAGACAGGAAGCATTACAGAAGAACACAGGTATTAAAGTCGCCCAGCAAAACCTTACCGTATCACAACTGCAGCTAAAAGAGAGCAAGGGTGATTTCTTCCCGGTGATCAATTTCAACTCTGCCTACAACTACTCAAGGGTGAACTCAAATGCAGCGACCAACTCCTTCAGTCCGGTGTATAATCAGAATGGCGTACTGACTTATGGATTCTCGGCCACCATACCGATCTTCAATGGACTGAACGTCAGGCGTCAGGTGAATGCAGCTAAACTGAACGTAGGCTATCAGCAGCTGGCACTGGAAAATACCCGCACACTGGTAGACCTTTCCCTGACAAGCGCTTTTAAAGACTACGAATATTATAAAACAGCAGTGACACTGGAAGACGAAAACCTGGGACTGGCGAGGGAAAATGTGATGGTGGCAATGGAACGTTTCAGACAGGGGGTAAGTACAGTCATAGAAATGAAGGAGGCGCAGCAAAGTCTGGAAGATGCCTACAACAGGCTGATCAACGCCAGATACAATATTAAGCTGGCGGAAACGCAGTTATTACGACTGAATGGTATGCTGGTGAAATAA
- a CDS encoding SusC/RagA family TonB-linked outer membrane protein: protein MRSHVLNWLWLCFAFFCSVQSVKAGTRVNHSYFKTSAEITTYQPTITAFVPFQQKDTTVKPTTSPVVITPSSAAKDTSGRKKDTTQPAAASPVVITPNSGAKDTTGKQAKDTSTPAAVITPNGDTSKPRTATASDSTRRAVQDTTAKPKRDTALILPADSNTLKKEIGQFSLKGTVKEAGGSPVPGAQVLNTSTKQGVAAGPDGSFTIKASLNDTIKISAPTFAEQSIPLESQEPLTVSLTAASAGKKELKEVVVTALGIQKNTRAVGYAVEEVSGSSVQEAKEVNFVNALTGKVPGLQINTNTGSMGGSTKITIRGVKSILGDNNAFVVVDGTPFINNNTNQGGQLNGGGGYDYGSSLQDINPEDIDNISVLKGAAATSLYGSRGANGVMLITTKKRPETSGGIGVTYSINAQMDQVYVLPKYQNEYGGGTGGKFDTLYYNQHPEAFLNEGAATYDDNNGLGRYDLLVKYYDDASWGPKLDGRQVRHYWSWDKDKGNPDFGKTAPWSANPNNVRDFYRTGYTLTNNIAMSGTNDKGYFRLSYGNMTQTFVLPNADMRRNNISFNGGYEVAEGLRGVASVNYSVTRANARPGTGFTGPNPTLQFTMYGQRQLDMERQKNYQYADGSQITWNRKAWNDPAPLSSNGPYWNRYMDYETDSRNRLFGNAGLDWDATKWLSFSGRVFMDDYNTLEEERTAKDYFIGGYIKRVRTSRELNYQLTANINKDFGKDFKLNAVLGGNIMHRKWTTTGGSTVGGLIIPGTYNLNNSLQTAQPIDEFFEKQINSGFATASLGYKNYLFLELTGRADWSSALASENNPYFYPSASASFVFSDLLKDWKWLSFGKLRASASQVGSDTDPYQIYDTYQFIPPFGNFPATQLTAIKYNKSLKPERTREYETGVSLKFLDDRVGVDFTYYDRITRDQILPLPISTASGFTSTIVNGGTVQNRGIEIGLSLNPIRLKNSFRWDINANIARNRNKLLDLDIPQYNSSLPVLLIGTDRRTTKVSVAAYVGKPMGTLLGTDYVYDAQGRKIVGPDGLYKITDNPVPIGNAYPDFVGGVTNSFTYKGVYLSALIDFQSGGDFFSYTNMYGKGSGLLDITAANGVREKGIIADGVTEDGKPNEVVLDAATYFQNNEGRNLSRANLYDASYIYLREVKLGYNLPEAWFKKVHAQSARLSLYGRNLWLMKSNAPNVDPSNIINSSSNIQGIEGGALPSLRSYGINLNVSF from the coding sequence ATGAGAAGCCATGTACTCAACTGGTTGTGGCTGTGCTTTGCCTTTTTCTGTAGTGTACAATCCGTAAAAGCAGGCACACGCGTTAACCACTCCTATTTCAAAACCAGCGCTGAGATAACAACATATCAGCCCACAATTACAGCCTTTGTTCCCTTTCAGCAGAAAGATACAACTGTAAAACCCACTACCAGCCCGGTAGTTATTACCCCTTCATCTGCCGCGAAAGACACATCAGGTAGAAAGAAGGATACTACACAACCTGCTGCTGCATCTCCTGTAGTGATCACACCAAACTCAGGTGCGAAAGATACTACCGGTAAACAGGCAAAAGACACCAGCACACCGGCGGCCGTGATCACGCCTAATGGAGACACCAGTAAACCCAGAACGGCAACAGCTTCCGACAGTACACGCAGGGCTGTACAGGATACTACGGCTAAGCCTAAAAGGGATACTGCACTGATATTACCCGCCGACTCCAACACACTGAAAAAAGAGATCGGTCAGTTCAGTCTGAAAGGTACGGTAAAAGAAGCAGGCGGTAGTCCCGTACCCGGCGCACAGGTGCTGAATACGAGCACAAAACAAGGCGTAGCCGCGGGACCTGATGGTAGCTTTACGATAAAGGCTTCTCTGAATGATACTATCAAAATATCCGCACCCACTTTCGCAGAACAATCCATTCCACTTGAGTCACAGGAACCTCTCACAGTGAGCCTTACAGCTGCCTCGGCCGGTAAGAAGGAACTCAAGGAAGTAGTGGTAACGGCACTTGGTATACAGAAGAATACCCGGGCTGTCGGCTATGCAGTAGAGGAAGTGTCAGGTAGTTCGGTACAGGAAGCAAAAGAAGTCAACTTTGTTAATGCGCTGACAGGTAAAGTGCCTGGTTTGCAAATCAATACCAACACTGGTTCCATGGGTGGTTCCACTAAAATAACCATTCGTGGTGTGAAATCCATTCTGGGTGATAACAACGCCTTTGTCGTAGTAGATGGTACGCCATTTATCAACAACAACACTAACCAGGGCGGTCAGCTCAATGGTGGTGGTGGTTACGATTACGGTAGCTCACTGCAGGATATCAATCCGGAAGATATCGACAACATTTCTGTACTCAAGGGTGCAGCTGCGACGTCTCTGTATGGCAGCCGCGGCGCCAACGGCGTGATGCTGATCACTACCAAGAAGCGCCCTGAAACATCCGGTGGTATCGGTGTTACGTATAGCATCAATGCACAGATGGACCAGGTATATGTGTTACCGAAATACCAGAATGAATATGGTGGAGGCACCGGTGGTAAGTTCGATACACTATACTATAACCAACATCCGGAAGCTTTCCTTAACGAAGGTGCTGCTACATATGATGACAACAACGGTTTAGGCCGTTATGACCTGCTGGTAAAATATTATGATGATGCGTCATGGGGTCCGAAACTGGATGGCCGCCAGGTGCGTCACTACTGGTCATGGGACAAAGACAAGGGCAATCCTGACTTTGGCAAAACAGCTCCCTGGAGCGCGAATCCGAACAACGTGCGGGATTTCTACAGAACGGGGTACACCCTCACCAACAATATTGCCATGTCTGGTACGAACGATAAAGGGTACTTCCGTCTTTCCTATGGTAATATGACACAAACTTTCGTATTACCGAACGCGGACATGCGCAGGAACAATATCTCTTTCAATGGAGGTTATGAAGTAGCGGAAGGACTGCGTGGTGTAGCCTCTGTTAACTATAGCGTAACAAGAGCAAATGCCCGCCCTGGTACTGGTTTTACCGGACCGAACCCAACGCTGCAGTTCACGATGTATGGACAACGCCAACTGGATATGGAGCGTCAGAAAAACTACCAGTATGCGGACGGTTCACAGATCACCTGGAACCGTAAGGCATGGAACGATCCTGCACCATTATCCAGCAATGGCCCTTACTGGAACCGCTATATGGACTATGAAACAGATAGCCGCAACCGTTTATTTGGTAACGCCGGACTGGACTGGGATGCAACGAAATGGCTGAGCTTCAGTGGCCGTGTATTCATGGATGATTATAACACACTGGAAGAAGAAAGAACTGCGAAAGATTATTTCATCGGTGGATATATTAAACGTGTACGTACTTCCAGAGAGCTGAACTATCAGTTAACTGCAAACATCAATAAAGATTTCGGAAAAGACTTCAAACTGAATGCAGTACTGGGAGGTAACATTATGCACCGTAAATGGACGACTACTGGCGGTAGTACAGTAGGAGGACTGATCATACCAGGTACTTATAATCTGAACAACTCTCTGCAAACAGCGCAACCTATTGATGAATTCTTCGAGAAACAGATCAATTCAGGCTTCGCCACTGCATCCCTCGGTTACAAGAACTATCTGTTCCTGGAGCTGACCGGACGCGCTGACTGGAGTTCTGCGCTGGCAAGTGAAAACAATCCATACTTCTATCCATCTGCTTCTGCATCCTTCGTCTTCTCCGATCTGCTGAAGGACTGGAAATGGCTGAGCTTTGGTAAACTGCGTGCAAGTGCATCACAGGTAGGTAGCGATACTGATCCTTACCAGATCTATGACACTTATCAGTTCATACCTCCATTTGGTAACTTCCCGGCTACGCAGCTGACCGCTATTAAATACAATAAGTCACTGAAACCTGAGCGTACAAGAGAATATGAAACAGGTGTCTCCCTGAAGTTCCTGGACGATCGTGTGGGTGTTGACTTCACTTACTACGACAGGATCACCAGAGACCAGATCCTTCCATTGCCAATCTCTACTGCAAGCGGCTTCACAAGCACGATTGTCAACGGAGGTACCGTACAGAACCGTGGTATTGAAATTGGTCTGAGTCTGAATCCCATCCGTCTGAAAAATAGTTTCCGCTGGGATATCAACGCTAACATCGCACGTAACCGTAACAAACTGCTCGACCTGGATATTCCACAATATAACAGCTCACTGCCGGTATTGCTGATCGGTACAGACCGCAGAACAACGAAGGTATCTGTTGCTGCTTATGTAGGGAAACCAATGGGTACGTTACTGGGAACAGATTATGTATACGATGCACAGGGACGTAAGATCGTCGGTCCTGATGGTTTGTATAAGATCACAGACAACCCGGTCCCTATCGGTAACGCCTATCCTGATTTCGTAGGAGGTGTGACGAACAGCTTCACCTATAAAGGTGTTTATTTATCAGCACTCATCGACTTCCAGAGTGGTGGTGACTTCTTCTCCTATACCAACATGTATGGTAAAGGCTCCGGTTTGCTGGATATCACTGCCGCCAACGGAGTGAGAGAGAAAGGTATCATTGCAGACGGTGTGACGGAAGATGGTAAACCAAATGAAGTAGTACTGGATGCAGCTACTTATTTCCAGAACAATGAAGGTCGCAATCTGAGCAGGGCGAACCTGTATGACGCGAGCTACATTTACCTGCGTGAGGTAAAACTCGGCTATAATCTGCCAGAAGCCTGGTTCAAGAAAGTACATGCACAAAGCGCACGTCTTTCTCTGTACGGACGTAACCTCTGGCTGATGAAATCAAATGCACCGAACGTAGACCCTTCCAACATTATCAACTCCTCTTCCAATATCCAGGGGATTGAAGGTGGGGCATTACCATCACTGCGTTCCTATGGTATTAACCTGAATGTATCATTCTAA
- a CDS encoding geranylgeranylglyceryl/heptaprenylglyceryl phosphate synthase — MHNKIYNSFIDRKAKGQKSFAVLIDPDKVTPADIADLAAKCTAAKVDYIFLGGSLVITNHLDECVQQFKTLCDIPVVLFPGSPSQVSRYADALLYLSVISGRNPELLIGQHVLSAPAVKKSGLEVISTGYILIDGGAPTTVSYISNTTPVPSDKDDIAMCTAMAGEMLGMKVVFMDAGSGARKPITESMISRVASQVSAPIIVGGGIRDAEKAYLNCKAGADIIVVGNAIEKETSLIKEMADAVHAAAPVLK, encoded by the coding sequence ATGCACAATAAAATATACAATTCTTTTATCGATAGGAAAGCGAAAGGCCAAAAGTCATTCGCAGTACTGATTGATCCGGATAAGGTAACTCCTGCTGACATAGCAGACCTGGCGGCAAAATGTACAGCAGCTAAGGTGGATTACATCTTCCTTGGCGGTAGTCTTGTGATCACCAACCACCTCGACGAATGCGTACAACAGTTTAAGACACTGTGTGATATTCCTGTAGTGTTATTTCCTGGCAGCCCGTCTCAGGTTTCCCGTTATGCCGATGCATTGCTTTACCTGTCTGTGATATCCGGACGTAACCCCGAGTTGCTGATAGGGCAACATGTGTTATCTGCTCCTGCGGTAAAAAAGAGCGGCCTGGAAGTTATCTCTACCGGTTACATCTTAATTGACGGCGGTGCACCTACTACTGTATCTTATATCAGTAATACCACACCGGTCCCTTCAGACAAAGACGACATCGCCATGTGTACTGCTATGGCAGGCGAGATGCTGGGAATGAAAGTAGTCTTTATGGATGCCGGCAGTGGCGCCCGTAAGCCTATTACAGAGAGTATGATCTCCCGCGTAGCCAGCCAGGTATCGGCTCCTATCATTGTAGGCGGAGGTATCCGCGACGCCGAAAAGGCCTATCTCAACTGCAAAGCAGGTGCTGATATTATCGTGGTAGGAAACGCCATAGAGAAAGAAACATCGCTGATCAAAGAAATGGCCGACGCCGTACATGCTGCTGCGCCTGTGCTGAAATAA